From Xanthomonas citri pv. mangiferaeindicae:
GAGCGCGGCCACGTCGCGCACGAGTTCGATGCGCTGCTGGCGGTACGCAGCCAGCAGCGTCGCGTCGACACCGACAGCGATCTGGCGACGTGGTGGCGCGCGCTGCCCGATGGCGGCGATGCGCAGACGCTGGCTGAGGCCGGCTTTGCCGATGCGCGCGAGGTCGCCGAGGCACTGCGCGACTTCGCCCGATCGCCGAGCGTGCGCGATCTGTCTGACAACGCGCGCGCGCGGCTCGACCGGCTGATGCCGGTGCTGCTGCAAGCCTCCGCGCCGGCGGATCGGCCGCTGCAGGCCGTGCGCCGCCTGCTGGCGCTGCTGCACAACATCTTGCGACGTGCCAGCTATCTGGCCCTGCTCGACGAGCAACCGGCTGCGCTGGCGCGGCTGGTGGAGGCGGTGACTCGCAGCGCCTTCCTCGCCGAGCGCCTCGCTGCGCATCCGCTGCTGCTCGACGAACTGCTCGACGCCCGGGTCGAGGGTCCACTGCCCGAGCGCGATGGTCTGGCGACCCAGTGCAATCGCGTGCTGCAACAGCGCGATCTGGAATCGGCGTTGCTCGCGCTCAACGAGATCCGCCAGCAACTGAGCTTCCGGATCGCGCTGGCCACGCTCGATCGCAGGCTCGATCCTCCCACCGCGACCCGGCAGTTGGCCTGGCTGGCTGACGCGGTGGTCGCGGTGGTGCTCGCGCTGGCGATGCGCGAACTCGAGCGTGCCCATGGCCGGTTGCCCGACGCCCGTTTCGTAGTGGTCGGTTACGGCAGCCTGGGCGGCGAGGAACTGGGGTTCGGTTCGGATCTCGACCTGGTCTTCCTCTACGACGCGCCCGCCGACGCCCAATCCGATGGCGCCCGGCCGCTCGATGCCCAGCGCTGGGCGGCACGTCTGGCGCAGAAGATCGTCGCGCTGCTGGGGACGGTGACCGGCGGTGGCCGGCTTTACGACGTCGACGTGCGCCTGCGCCCGGACGGCGGCAAAGGGCTGCTGGTCTCGTCGCTGGCCAGCTACGCGGAGTACCAGCGCGAGCGCGCGTGGACCTGGGAACACCAGGCGCTGGTGCGTGCGCGGGTGGTTGCGGGCGATGCGTCGATGCGCGAGGCGTTCGAGTCGGTCCGCAACGACACGCTGGCCCGGCCTCGCGAGCCTGTGGCGCTGCGGGAGGAGATCGCCGCGATGCGCCGGCGCATGCGTGGCGAACTCGATCGTTCGACTGCCGACCGGTTCGACCTCAAGCAGGGCGAGGGCGGGCTGGTGGATCTGGAGTTCCTGGCCCAGTCGCTGGTGCTGCAGGGCGCGGCGACGCATCCCGAGCTGCTCGTGCCCCGCGCCAGCCCGGCGTTGTTCGAGGCCGCGGCGGCGGCGGGCCTGTTGCCGGCCACCCAGTGTCAGGCGCTGCGTCAGGGCCATGCCTGTCTGCTGGAGGCGGCGCTGGCCTGCATGCTCGATCGCCGGCCGCGCATCGCATCGGTCTCGCCGGCGCTGGCATCGGCTCGGGCGACGATCGCAGGTATCGCCGGCTGGGCCTGATCTTCATCCTGGATTCGCCCGGACAGGCGCAGGCTTGACCCTCTGGAGACGGCCCACAGCGGTGGCGCGGCTACCCGCTTGGGTGAACGGTCCCTGTCCAGAAAGCGTTGGACGTTCCATGGCCAGAACACTCGGGAACTTCCGGCAGCCTTAGCAGTCATATCTGGAGACTGCTACCATCCTTTCATGAGCACGCAGACCATGACCCACGCCCTGGTTGCCAACAGCCTGCCGATCCCCAGCCCGCTCGGTTCGCTCGATGCCTATATCGGCGCCGTGCACCAGATTCCGGTGCTGACGGTCGAAGAGGAGCAGGCGCTGGCGCAGCGGTATCGCGATCATGACGATCTCGATGCCGCGCGCGAGTTGGTCCATTCGCACCTGCGCTTCGTCGTCCATGTGGCCCGCGGTTACAACGGCTACGGATTGCCGCTGGGCGACCTGATCCAGGAAGGCAACATCGGCCTGATGAAGGCGGTCAAGCGCTTCGATCCGGACGTCGGTGTGCGACTGGTGAGCTTTGCCGTGCACTGGATCCGCGCCGAGATGCACGAGTTCATCCTCAAGAACTGGCGCATCGTGAAGGTCGCCACGACCAAGGCGCAGCGCAAGCTGTTCTTCAACCTGCGCAAGAGCAAGACCCGTCTGGGCTGGCTCAACGCCGAGGAAGTGCGCACCGTTGCCGCCGACCTCAACGTCTCCGAGCGCGAAGTGCTGGAGATGGAATCTCGCCTGTCGGGCCGCGACATCGGTTTCGATGCGCCCGCGGGCGAGGACGACGACAATGCGCCACCGGCGCCGGTCGCCTACCTCGTCGCGCAGGACGAGGACCCGGCGCAGGCCTACGAGCGCAGCGACAGCGAGGCCGACCAGCTCGAACTGCTGCGCGAAGGCATGGCCAAGCTCGACGCCCGCTCGCGCGACATCATCCGTCGCCGCTGGCTCGACGACGAGCACAAGGTGACGCTGCAGGAACTGGCCGACGAGTACGGCGTGTCCGCCGAGCGGATCCGCCAGGTCGAGGCCAACGCACTGAAGAAGATGAAGGCGTTGTTCGCGGCCTGAGTGCCGCAGTAGCCACCGCAGGATACAGACTGACGGCCCGCGCAAGCGGGCCGTCTGCATGTGGGCTGCCGCCGGGCAGCTGGCGCGAGGCGCGATGACCTGGTGGGCTTGCACCTGCCGATGCGGCGTCTTACCGGCGATCGGGCAGCCGCGCCTCGATCACCACTTGAACAGCACCAGGCTCAACGCCAGTGCGGCCATGCCGGTGACCAACCCGTAGACGGTTTCGTGGCCCTTGGCGTAGCGCTTGGCGGCGGGCAGCAATTCGTCGAGTGCGAGGAAGACCATGACGCCGGCAATGAGCCCGAAGACGGCACCGAACACCGGTTCGGACAGGAACGGGCGCAGCAGCGCGTAGCCGATCAGGGCGCCCAGCGGCTCGGCCAGGCCCGACAGCAGACAGGCCAGGAAGGCGTAGGTCTTGTTGTTGGTGGCAAAGTACACCGGGACTGCGATCGCAATGCCCTCGGGGATGTTGTGGATCGCGATGGCGAATGCCAACGGCAGACCGACGCCGGGGTTCTCGATCGTGGCGAAGAACGTCGCCAGGCCTTCGGGAAAGTTGTGCGCGGTGATCGCGATCGCCGTCAGCAGGCCGACGCGTTTGACGTAGCTGGCGTTGTGCTCGCGGAAGTACGGGTCGTCGACCTCCAGCCGCTCGTGCGGGTTGGGCACCAGCTTGTCGATGGCGACGATGAACAGCAGGCCGCCGAGGAACGCGAACGTTCCCCAGGTGAAGCCGAGCTGCGGACCGTAGGCGTCCGTGAAGGCGAGGATCGACTTGTCGAGGATCTCGGTCAGCGACACATAGACCATCGCGCCGGCCGCGAATGCGAGCCCGAATGCGAGCAGCCGCGCATTGGGCTGCTTGGCGAAGATCACCAGCAGGCTGCCCAGGCCGGTCGCCAGGCCAGCGGCGGTGGTGACCGCGAGCGCGATCAAAAAGTGCTGGCTGGAGATGTCGAGCATGGGGGCGGCCGGATCGAAGTGGTCAGTCCGGCGCCGTGTCGGGCGTCGACGGATGAGCGGCCATGCTATCCGAAGCCTGCAGCGAATGGTCCTGCACCCCCGCTTCGGGTCCCACTTCCGGTGCCGGCCCGAAGATGATCCGGGCGGCCCGCCGGTGGGTCCAGTAGGCGAGCGTCCAGTTCAGCAGCACTACGACGCGGTTGCGGAAGCCGATCAGGAAGAACACGTGGGCGACCAGCCAGAACCACCAGGCGGGCGCGCCCGAGAGCTTGATGCGCCCGAGGTGGGCGACGCCGGCCATGCGGCCGATCGTGGCGAGGTTGCCGTAGTCGCGATAGACGAACGGGGTCCTGGGCTGGTTGCGCAAGTCGGCGAGCAGATTGGTGGCTGCGTGCTCGCCCATCTGCTTGGCGGCGGGCGCCACGCCCGGCACCGTGCGTCCCTCGCTCTGGACCGCGACCATGTCGCCGATGGCGTAGATCTCGGGATGGCCGGGCACAGTGAGGTCGGGGGTCACCTGCACACGGCCGGCGCGATCGCGCGGCACGTCCAACAGCGCGCCCAGCGGCGAGGCCGCGACGCCGGCAGCCCAGATCACGGTCCGGGCGGCGATGCGACGCTCGCCGATCCGGTAGCCCTCGGCATCGATCTCGGCGACCGGTTCGCCGGTGAGCACCTCCACCCCGAGCTTTTCCAACTGGCGGCGGGCCTTGGCCGACAGGTCCTCGGGGAACGAGGCGAGCACGCGTGGACCGGCCTCGATCAGCCGGACCTTGGCCAGCGCAGGGTCGATATGCCGGAACTCGCTGCGCAGGGTGTGGCGCGCGATCTCGGCCAGCGTCCCGGCCAGTTCGACGCCAGTCGGACCGCCCCCGACGATCGCGAAGCTCAGCCACGCGGCGCGGGCGTCGGGATCGGCTTCGGCCTCGGCGCGCTCGAACGCCAACAGCATGCGGCGACGCAGGTGCAGCGCGTCGTCGAGCGTTTTCAGCCCCGGCGCGTGTGGCGCCCAGCGGTCATTGCCGAAATAAGCGTGGGTGGCGCCGGCGGCGAGGACCAAGCGGTCGTAGCCCAAGGTCATGCCGCCATCGAGGGTGAGCGTGCGGGCCTCGGGGTCGATGCCCTCGACCTCGGCCATGCGGACCTCGACGTTGCGCTGGCGTCGCAGGATGTGACGCAGCGGCGCGGCGATGTCAGGCGCCGACAGGCCGGCCGTGGCGACCTGATAGAGCAGCGGCTGGAACAGGTGATGGTTGCCGCGGTCGATCAGCGTGATGCGCACTGGCGCGCGCGCCAGGGCACGCGTGGCCCAGAGCCCGGCGAAGCCGCCGCCGACGATGACGACGCGGGGAAGATCGGAAGCGGCGGACATCGCGGCCTCTCGAAGCGGGGACGCTCGATTCTAGGTCGAGCGCCGTGCACACACACAAAACCGGGGTCAGAGTCGAATTTTCAAGCAACCGGGGGCAGCGTCCACTGGATTCGCCGCGGCCTGATGGATGCGGGCGAATAATCGACTCTGACCCCGGTTCTGCGGGGGCTAGCGCTGCGCGGTCACAGCCGGGCGCGTTGTGCGGCGAGGGCGTCGCGCTGTGCGGTCCAGTCGGCCAGGCGCTGGCGTTCCTGTTCGACCACGGTCATCGGGGCGTTCTTGACGAAGGTCTCGTTCGACAGCTTGCCGTGGCACTTGGCCAGTTCGCCTTCGACGCGCTTGAGTTCCTTGTCCAGGCGCGTGCGTTCGGCATCGAGGTCGACCAGACCTTCGAGCGGGACGTACAGCGCGAACTCGCCGACCAGGGCCGTGGCTGCCGGCGGCGGGTCGCCTTCGAGGCGGTCGATGCGCTCCAGGCGGACGAGGGAGCGCAGCTGCGAGTCGAAGCGACGCAGCCGCTCGGTCGACAGCGGGTGGTCTTCCCGAGTCAGCAGCACGATCTGGCGCGACGGTGAAACGCCCAGTTCGCTGCGGATGCGGCGCAGGGCGCTGACCATCTGCTTGAGCCATTCGACATCGGCGTCGGCCTTCGAGTACGCGGCCACGGCCTGCGCGTCGGCCTGGGGATAGGGACGCAGCGAGATCGTCGTGTCCGCGATGCCCAGCCGCGGCGCGACCTGGCGCCACAGTTCCTCGGTGACGAACGGAATCAGCGGATGCAGCAGTCGCAGCAGCGATTCGAGCACGTGCAGCAGGGTGCGGCGGGTGCTGTCGGCGGCCGCTTGGTCGGTGCCCAGCAGCGCGGGCTTGGCGAGCTCGACGAACCAGTCGCAGAATTGGTTCCAGGCGAACTCGTAGAGCGTCTGCGCAAGCAGGTCGAAGCGGTAGCTCTCGAAATGCGTACGGGCTTCGTTGGCGGCCTGGTCGAGTCGCGACAGGATCCACTTCTCGGTGTCGGTCACCGGCCAGGCGGTATCGGCCGTGGCAGCGTCGAAGCCCTCGGTGTTCATCAGCACGAAGCGTGTGGCATTCCACAGCTTGTTGCAGAAGTTCTTGTAGCCCTCCGCGCGGCCGAGGTCGAACTTGATGTCGCGACCGGGGCCCGCGAGCGCGGCCATCGTGAAGCGCAGCGGATCGGCGCCATGCGCGGCGATGCCTTCGGGGAACTCCTTGCGCGTGGCCTTCTCGATCTTCGGCGCATCCTTGGGCTTCATCAGCCCCGTGGTGCGCTTGGCGACCAGATCCTCGATCGTGATGCCATCGATGATGTCGAGCGGGTCGAGCACGTTGCCCTTGGACTTGGACATCTTCTGGCCGTCCTTGTCGCGGACCAGACCGGTCATGTAGACGTCGCGGAACGGCACCTGGCCGACCAGATGATCGGTCAGCATGATCATCCGTGCCACCCAGAAGAAGATGATGTCGAAGCCGGTGACCAGCACGCTCGAAGGGACGAATTGCGCGAAGCCGCGCGCGTCCATCGCCGCCGTGTCCGGCCAGCCCATCGTGCCGATCGGCCACAGCCCGGACGAGAACCACGTCTCGAGCACGTCGCTGTCCTGGGTCAGCGCCACGTCCGGCCCCAGGCCCGCCTTCTCGCGCGCCTCGGCTTCGGTGCGGGCGACATAGATATTGCCGGCGGCGTCGTACCACGCCGGGATGCGGTGTCCCCACCACAGCTGGCGGCTGATGCACCAGTCCTGGATGTTCTCCATCCAGTGGCGATAGGTGCTGGTCCAGTTCGGCGGGACGAACTTGACGGCGCCGCTTTCCACGAGCGCCAGGCCGCGCTGGGCCAGGCCGTCCATCGCGACGAACCATTGGTCGGTCAGATAAGGCTCGATGACCTGGCCGGTGCGGTCGCCACGCGGCACCTGCAGCTTGTGCGGGCGCGCCTGCAGCATCAGCCCCTCGGCCTCGAGTTCGGCGAGCACGGCCTTGCGCGCCTCGAAGCGGTCCATGCCGCGGAAGCGCTCGGGCGCCGCGTCGTTGAGCGCGGCGTCGGGGGTAAACAGATTGATCGTCGGCAGGCCGTGGCGCTGGCCGACCTGGTAGTCGTTGAAGTCGTGCGCCGGGGTCACCTTGACCACGCCAGTGCCGAATGCACGGTCGACGTAGGCGTCGCCGATCACCGGGATCGTCCGGCCGGTCAACGGCAGTGCCACGGCCTTGCCGATCAGGGCTGCGTAGCGCGAGTCCTCCGGGTGCACCATCACGGCGGTGTCGCCGAGCATCGTTTCCGGCCGCGTGGTGGCCACGACCAGGTGGTCGCGCGTCTCTCGCAATGTCTCGTGGCCGTCGGCGTCGATCTCGATGTGCTCGTAGGTCGCGCCGTCGGCCAGCGGGTAGCGGATTTCCCACAGGAAGCCGTCTTCCTCTTCGCTGACGACCTCCAGGTCGGAGATCGCGGTCTTGAGCACGGGATCCCAGTTGACCAGACGCTGGCCACGGTAGATCAAGCCTTGCTCGTGCAGGCGCACAAAGGCCTCGACCACGGCCTGCGACGGTTGCGGGTCCATCGTGAACGTCGTGCGCGACCAGTCGCCCGAGGCGCCCAATCGGCGCATCTGGCGCTCGATCGTGCCACCCGACTCGGCCTTCCATTCCCACACCTTCTCGATGAAACGCTCGCGCCCCAGCGAATCGCGGGTCTCGCTGCTGCCGGCCAGCTTGAGGTTGCGCGAGACCACCATTTCGGTCGCGATACCGGCGTGGTCGGTGCCCATCTGCCAGAGCGTGCGGTAGCCGCGCATCCGGTGATAGCGCACCAGGGCGTCCTGCAGCGTGTGCTGGAACGCATGCCCCATGTGCAGCGTGCCGGTGACGTTGGGCGGCGGCAGCAGGATCGTGTAAGCCGGGCCGTCACCCTGCGGCGCGAACACGCCGCCGGCCTCCCACTCGGCGTACAGGCGGGCTTCGAAGGAACCGGGGTCGTAGCTGGGGGCGAGAGGCATGGTGGGAGCGCCGTGATTCGTGATGGGTGATTCGTGATGGGGGCGCGTATACAGGGCGGGGTGGGCGGCATCGCTCGACGCCAAAGCCCCGATCCCGGTGTTCGGCCTTGCCCTCACATGTCGTGCTTGGAGACCTCGAGTCCGGCGGCCTTGTAGTGGCGCCAGCGCTCGCGCAGAGGTTCACGGGCCGAGTCGTCGGCGGGGACGACTTCGAGTACGCGTTCGAAGCCGCCGTCGACCGCGGCATCGCGCAGGTTGATCACCAACGCGCGCATCGGGGTGTCGGTGTCGGGGGCTGCGATCAGCACCGGCGCCTCGTCGTCTTCGTCGTCGGTACCAGCGATCTGGTGCGGGATGTAGTCGTCCTCGCCCATGTCCCAGAGCATGTCGTCGAGCATCTCGGCTTGCGCCATGTCGCGCGCCAGCACCAGCGTCCACTGCTGCGCGGCATAGGCCTTGCGCACCAGTTCGCAGACCAGCCGGAGCGGCTCATCGCGGAAACGGGGCTTGGCGATCAGATAGAAGTCGGCGCGCATGGAAAAGGCAGAGAAAGAGGTCGTCTCAGCAGGGATCAGTCGAGCGGGCTAAACCGGGATCAGAGTGCAATTCGACGCGGGGTCAGAGTGAAATTTCGCCTTGCGAAATTGCACTCTGACCCCGGTTTTCAGGCGGCGGTGCGGTCGAGCAGCCACTGCGACAGCAGGCCGACGGGACGGCCGGTGGCGTAGGCCATCTTGCCGCTGCCGCTGGCGCTGCCGGCGATGTCCAGATGGGCCCAGCGCTGTCCTTCGGTGAAGCGCGAGAGGAAGCAGCCGGCCGTGATCGCGCCGCCCCAGCGGCCGCCGATGTTGTAGACGTCGGCGAAGTTGGAATCGAGCATCGACTGGTACTCGTCCCACAGCGGCAGGCGCCAGGCGCGGTCGAAGACGTGCTCGCCGGCGGCCAGCAGTTCGGCGGCCAGGTCGTCGTGCTTGCTCATCAGGCCGGTGGCCTGTGTGCCGAGTGCGACCATGCAGGCGCCGGTCAGCGTGGCGACGTCGACCAGGGCGGCCGGCTCGAAACGCTCGGCGTAGGTCAGCGCGTCGCACAGGATCAGCCGGCCCTCGGCGTCGGTGTTACCGACCTCGATCGTCTTGCCCGACATGCTGGTGATGACGTCGGACGGGCGATAGCTGTTGCCGTCGATCGCGTTCTCGACCGCCGGCACCACGACGTGCAGATTGATCGGCAGGTCCAGGCCGACCGCGGACACGAACGTGCCCATGACCGTCGCCGCGCCGCACATGTCGAACTTCATCTCCTCGATGCCGCCCTGCGTCTTGAGGTTGACGCCGCCGGTGTCGAAGGTGATGCCCTTGCCGACCAGGACGTAGGGCTTGGCGTCGCCACCGTTCTTCCAGCTCAGCACGACCAGGCGGGGGCGGTTGGCCGAGCCGCGGGCGACGGCCAGCAGCGAGCCCATGCCCAGCGCTTCCATCTGCGCTTCGTCGAGCACTTCGCATGAGGCCTTGTCGAAACGGTCGGCGAACGTGCGCGCCTGTTCGGCCAGATAGGCCGGATTGCAGACGTTCGGCGGCAGGTTGCCCAGTTCGCGCGCGAACTTCACACCTGCCGCGATCGCCTTGCCCTGCGCCAGTGCCTGGTCGTCGTCGCCGACGATGGCGATCGAAGCCAGCTTCGCCGGCTCGCGCTTCTTGTTGCGCGCGCCCAGCGTGGCGACATAGCGATAGGCAGCGTGATCGGCGGCGATCACCGCCTGGCGGATCGTCCACGCGGTGTCGTGGCCGGCGACCTCGAGGTCGGCCAGTGCCAGCGCCGCGTTGGCGATGGTGCCGTCCTTGAGGGCGCGGATCGCATCGCCGACGGCGCGCAGGTACTGGGGCGCACCGAACTTGGCGCGCTCGCCCAGGCCGACGGCCAGCACGCGTGGTGCGGTCACGCCGGGCAGGTCGTGCAGCAGCGTGGTGCGCCCGGGCTTGCCGGGCAGGTCGCCGCGCTGGGCGAGCGCCGACAGGCGACCGCCGCTGGCGGTGTCGATGGCGGCCGCCGCGCCCGACAGCGGACCGTCGGCGAAGACGCCAACGACCAGGCAGTCGCTCGACAAAGTGGGGGGCGCGTCGCGGTTCAGGGAGAATTCGAGGGTCATCAACCAGATTCCATGGGGTGATCGGTACACTTCACGGTCCAGCGGGCGTGGCCTGTGACAGGCTCGCCATCGCAGATGCGTCGTGAAGGCGCGGCTGGACGAACCCCCAAGTCTAAAGCAAAGCCCCCGCGCCCGATGCCGAAGCTCGACCGCTACCTGTTCCGCGAATTTGCCCAGGCGACCTTCGCGGCGCTGGTGGTGCTGATGATCGTCAGCCTCGGTGGGGTGTTCGCCGATGTGCTCGGCGACATCGCGCGCGGCCGGGTGCCGGCCGGCCTGATGCTGGCCCAACTGGGCTTGCAGGTCGTCAACTATCTGCCGTTGATCCTGCCGCTGGGCCTGATGCTGGGCCTGATGCTGGCGTTCGGACGCCTGTACCGCGATTCGGAAATGCCGGTGCTGACCTCGGTCGGCGTCGGCCCGGTGCGGCTGTTGCGGCCGCTGGCACTGGTCGTGGTGCCGATGACGCTGTTCATCGGCGCCTGCTCGCTGTGGCTCGGCCCGTGGGCTCGTGGCTACTCGCAGCAGATGATCGAAGCCGGCCAACGCAGCCTGCTGGTCTCGGGGCTGGAGGCCGGCCGGTTCGTCGAGTTCCCCGGCGGCAACGGCGTGGTGTACGTCAATGCGATGTCCGACGACGGCAGCCGCCTGGGTCGGGTCTTCGTCTATCGCCAGGACGACGGGCGCATGGACGTGACCACCGCGCTGAGCGGCGAATTGAGTGTCGAGGCGGCGGGGCGCTTTCTGCGGCTCGATGAGGGCTTCCGCGTCGAAGGCCCGCTCGATGCCGGGCTCGATTACCGGCTGATGCGCTATGCCAGCAACGAGATCCGGTTGCCGGCCGCCGATCTGGGCGCCGATGCCGACGATCCGGCGCTGCAGCCGACGCTGGCGCTGCTTGGCGACGACCGCCGCGAGGCCCGCGCGCAGCTGCATTTCCGGCTGGCGCCGCCGCTGTTGGCATTGGCCTTCGCGCTGCTCGCGGTGCCGCTGGCCCGAAGTCCGCCGCGCCAGGCCCGCTACGGTCGGATGATGATGGGCTTTTTGGCCTACGTCATGGGCATGAACCTGATGATGCTGGGTGCCGACTGGGTCGGCGAGGGCCGGATTCCGGTCGCCCTGGGTTTGTGGTGGCTGGTGCTGCCGTTGCTGGGCTTCGGCGCCTGGCTGTATTTCCGCGATGGCCGTGTGGTCGCGCCGAAGTGGAGGCGTGCGCGATGAGGCCGTGGGTGCGGATCCATGATCTTTACGTCGCCCGCATGGTCACCATCGCGGTGTTCGCGACCTGGGTGGTGCTGGTCGGGCTGGACGCGTTGATGGCCGGCGTCAACGAGATCGGCGCGGTCGGGCAGGGCAACTACACCTATATGTCGGCGGTGGCCTACATCCTGCAGACGCTGCCGCGCCGCGCCTATGTGATGTTCCCGACCGCGGCGGTGATCGGGTCGCTGATGGGCCTGGGGCAACTGGCCGCGACTTCGGAACTGATCGCGATGCGTGCGCTGGGCCTGTCGCGCACACGTCTGGCCATCTCGGTCGCTCTGCCGCTGCTGGTGCTGACGGCCCTAATGGTGGTCAACGGCGAGACCCTGGGGCCGATGGCCCAGCGCAGCGCCGACAGCATGAAATCGGCCCAGCGCTCGAACAACATGGTGGTTGGCCGGTATTCGGGCCTGTGGGCGCGCGAGGGCGACACCTTCCTCAATGCGCAGAACGGCAGCGAAGTCGCCGAGGCGGGCGGCAGCCGGATCCAGTTGCAGGACGTGCGCCTGTTCGAGTTCGCGAGCGACGGCCGCCTGGAGTCTGTCGCCCACGCCAAGACCGCCGAGCACGGCGCCGACGGCTGGCTGCTGCGCGACGTGCAGCGCACCTGGTTCGAGCCGCGCGCAGTGACCCGGACCGAGGCGCTCGAAGAGCACTGGGCCTCGCAGCTCGACGCGTCCACGCTGGCGGCCAGCGCCAGCAGCATCTGGCGGCCGCGCTACATGCCGGCCAGCGAACTGCGCGCGGGCATCGAGTATCGCAAGCGCAACCAACTCGACGCCGGCGAGTTCGAGGAGCATTACTGGGGGCGCTGGTTCTACCCGCTCAATGTGCTCGCGCTGTGCCTGGCTGCGATTCCGTTCGCGTTCGGCTCGCTGCGCAGCGGCAATGCCGGTAAGCGCCTCTTTATCGGCGTGGTGTTCGCGCTCGGCTTCTGGCTCATGCAGATGCAGGTGGTGAAGTTCGCCGCGGTCTAC
This genomic window contains:
- a CDS encoding valine--tRNA ligase — encoded protein: MPLAPSYDPGSFEARLYAEWEAGGVFAPQGDGPAYTILLPPPNVTGTLHMGHAFQHTLQDALVRYHRMRGYRTLWQMGTDHAGIATEMVVSRNLKLAGSSETRDSLGRERFIEKVWEWKAESGGTIERQMRRLGASGDWSRTTFTMDPQPSQAVVEAFVRLHEQGLIYRGQRLVNWDPVLKTAISDLEVVSEEEDGFLWEIRYPLADGATYEHIEIDADGHETLRETRDHLVVATTRPETMLGDTAVMVHPEDSRYAALIGKAVALPLTGRTIPVIGDAYVDRAFGTGVVKVTPAHDFNDYQVGQRHGLPTINLFTPDAALNDAAPERFRGMDRFEARKAVLAELEAEGLMLQARPHKLQVPRGDRTGQVIEPYLTDQWFVAMDGLAQRGLALVESGAVKFVPPNWTSTYRHWMENIQDWCISRQLWWGHRIPAWYDAAGNIYVARTEAEAREKAGLGPDVALTQDSDVLETWFSSGLWPIGTMGWPDTAAMDARGFAQFVPSSVLVTGFDIIFFWVARMIMLTDHLVGQVPFRDVYMTGLVRDKDGQKMSKSKGNVLDPLDIIDGITIEDLVAKRTTGLMKPKDAPKIEKATRKEFPEGIAAHGADPLRFTMAALAGPGRDIKFDLGRAEGYKNFCNKLWNATRFVLMNTEGFDAATADTAWPVTDTEKWILSRLDQAANEARTHFESYRFDLLAQTLYEFAWNQFCDWFVELAKPALLGTDQAAADSTRRTLLHVLESLLRLLHPLIPFVTEELWRQVAPRLGIADTTISLRPYPQADAQAVAAYSKADADVEWLKQMVSALRRIRSELGVSPSRQIVLLTREDHPLSTERLRRFDSQLRSLVRLERIDRLEGDPPPAATALVGEFALYVPLEGLVDLDAERTRLDKELKRVEGELAKCHGKLSNETFVKNAPMTVVEQERQRLADWTAQRDALAAQRARL
- a CDS encoding leucyl aminopeptidase encodes the protein MTLEFSLNRDAPPTLSSDCLVVGVFADGPLSGAAAAIDTASGGRLSALAQRGDLPGKPGRTTLLHDLPGVTAPRVLAVGLGERAKFGAPQYLRAVGDAIRALKDGTIANAALALADLEVAGHDTAWTIRQAVIAADHAAYRYVATLGARNKKREPAKLASIAIVGDDDQALAQGKAIAAGVKFARELGNLPPNVCNPAYLAEQARTFADRFDKASCEVLDEAQMEALGMGSLLAVARGSANRPRLVVLSWKNGGDAKPYVLVGKGITFDTGGVNLKTQGGIEEMKFDMCGAATVMGTFVSAVGLDLPINLHVVVPAVENAIDGNSYRPSDVITSMSGKTIEVGNTDAEGRLILCDALTYAERFEPAALVDVATLTGACMVALGTQATGLMSKHDDLAAELLAAGEHVFDRAWRLPLWDEYQSMLDSNFADVYNIGGRWGGAITAGCFLSRFTEGQRWAHLDIAGSASGSGKMAYATGRPVGLLSQWLLDRTAA
- a CDS encoding zinc transporter ZupT; its protein translation is MLDISSQHFLIALAVTTAAGLATGLGSLLVIFAKQPNARLLAFGLAFAAGAMVYVSLTEILDKSILAFTDAYGPQLGFTWGTFAFLGGLLFIVAIDKLVPNPHERLEVDDPYFREHNASYVKRVGLLTAIAITAHNFPEGLATFFATIENPGVGLPLAFAIAIHNIPEGIAIAVPVYFATNNKTYAFLACLLSGLAEPLGALIGYALLRPFLSEPVFGAVFGLIAGVMVFLALDELLPAAKRYAKGHETVYGLVTGMAALALSLVLFKW
- a CDS encoding glutamine-synthetase adenylyltransferase, translating into MTDDPRAALDAHVARLLARLPDEVGADPAVMTRLRPVAVASDLAIDVLQRQPDLLAQLLADDGDTSPTPPSLEAGNRNDWPMLLRRYRLACSTRLIWRDVHGLDDVEATLAGSTQLAETCLQVALGALEQDFASRHGVVRDAEGRPVRLVVFGLGKLGGGELNFSSDIDLVYGFEAAGESDGARSLAAEDYFTRLGQQLARLLDEITGDGFCHRVDLRLRPFGNAGRIALSFAAMEQYFQREGRDWERYAWQKARPVAGDLAAGARFLDLLRPFVYRRYLDFGALDGLRQMKDMIAAEVARRELADDIKRGDGGIREVEFLAQALQLIRGGREPALRERRLLPALRALHAAGQLSDEALTRLQAAYLFLRRVENRLQMLRDAQTHLLPADPLDRLRIASGLGYADWAGLEADLRRERGHVAHEFDALLAVRSQQRRVDTDSDLATWWRALPDGGDAQTLAEAGFADAREVAEALRDFARSPSVRDLSDNARARLDRLMPVLLQASAPADRPLQAVRRLLALLHNILRRASYLALLDEQPAALARLVEAVTRSAFLAERLAAHPLLLDELLDARVEGPLPERDGLATQCNRVLQQRDLESALLALNEIRQQLSFRIALATLDRRLDPPTATRQLAWLADAVVAVVLALAMRELERAHGRLPDARFVVVGYGSLGGEELGFGSDLDLVFLYDAPADAQSDGARPLDAQRWAARLAQKIVALLGTVTGGGRLYDVDVRLRPDGGKGLLVSSLASYAEYQRERAWTWEHQALVRARVVAGDASMREAFESVRNDTLARPREPVALREEIAAMRRRMRGELDRSTADRFDLKQGEGGLVDLEFLAQSLVLQGAATHPELLVPRASPALFEAAAAAGLLPATQCQALRQGHACLLEAALACMLDRRPRIASVSPALASARATIAGIAGWA
- a CDS encoding RNA polymerase factor sigma-32, producing MSTQTMTHALVANSLPIPSPLGSLDAYIGAVHQIPVLTVEEEQALAQRYRDHDDLDAARELVHSHLRFVVHVARGYNGYGLPLGDLIQEGNIGLMKAVKRFDPDVGVRLVSFAVHWIRAEMHEFILKNWRIVKVATTKAQRKLFFNLRKSKTRLGWLNAEEVRTVAADLNVSEREVLEMESRLSGRDIGFDAPAGEDDDNAPPAPVAYLVAQDEDPAQAYERSDSEADQLELLREGMAKLDARSRDIIRRRWLDDEHKVTLQELADEYGVSAERIRQVEANALKKMKALFAA
- a CDS encoding DNA polymerase III subunit chi, with protein sequence MRADFYLIAKPRFRDEPLRLVCELVRKAYAAQQWTLVLARDMAQAEMLDDMLWDMGEDDYIPHQIAGTDDEDDEAPVLIAAPDTDTPMRALVINLRDAAVDGGFERVLEVVPADDSAREPLRERWRHYKAAGLEVSKHDM